The segment GTTTAAATCCGAGTCCGACCTATATTTTAAACAAATTTATTTTTTGAACTTAATTTTTTTGTCCAAATCCTCTAAATTTCGAATGAACTTTCCGATTTCAACGTATGTCCCAATATAGATTGTTGAAATGAGTATAAATAACTTATTTCAAAATCCTTTTTCACTATCCTATATCATATCGCAAATATGTGTCGGTCATGCTACGTACACTGAATCGTATAACAAAAAAATAGAATGAATCCCTTAATATGCTTATACATACTTGCATCAAATGGTACATCAAATTCTACTAAAAGAATGAACAAAGGACACGAAAATATTTTAGGAACAAATGATGgtgattgcatgattgtatgggaaaataatcccaaaaaatgTCACCCTTTTGCATTATAAGGAGGTTTATGCGAATATCCCAAAATCAACCCGGTCGACCCATCTCATCCCGGTTTTACCATAAACGTGTACGAATCTCAGCCATCGCAGCACCAAGCAGAAGCCGATATAAGGTTCCGGTCCTTCCACCCCAACAACATTGCGCCATCTTTCTCCACCAATGTGTAATGTTTAGAATAACACTTTAGCAGGCCTCGTATCACTGAATTGACGTAAGAGCTTAAAGGGTATGGTCGGAATCCAGCCATTGTTAGCCTAGACTTCCACTTACCAAAGAGCTCATGGCGCTCAACCCTCTCCTTTCCCTCGCAAGCAATGACGTTTACAACATCCCTGGCCAGGCAGTGCTGCTCGACATTAATTCGTTCCCTTCTATGTCTTGGCATCGTCTCATCTATGGACTCGAACATTGCCAAGTAGTACTCCAAAGTCTCAATGAACCTAGAGAGGAAAGGGGCTGTGTTTGTGTTTGATTCTTGCTCAACCAAGGTGATAACCTTGGGAGAAAGTGACCTTACCATTCGCAGAATCCCGTCCCTGGGATTGTTCACATCTACACTCTCGTCGGGGGTGTGATGGAGCTGCAGCGGAAAGTTGACAGCAAGAGCCTCCCCAGGCTTGACATCAAGCATGTCCCTTGTGATATCTGCTGCAAAAACTGGCATTCCATGGAACTCAACTGGAACACCAAACTGCTCGGATAGTGCCATCAGCCGTCTTTCGACAGCTTCTAATCCACCACCACGGGCATATTTAGAAACAGGATCATCAATTCCTGTAATCCGCACATAAGGAGCTCCGCCTGGTCTGGCTGCAAGTGCTTGCAAGAGGGTCACCCACTGTGTTCCCTGAGCAATCTGGAAATCAATAATGTGGATGCGATCTTCGGTTCTGCATGCTTCAGCAATGGCCCCATTGGCAGCCATGTATCCAAACTTCAAGTACGGGCAAATTTCATAAAGGGTATGCATGTATGTGAGCAAGTCCTTGCCTTCCGGCTCTTGGCAACGAAGGGCTCGATATATGTTAGATCCCGATGCCTCCTTCCTTGCTACCAACCCTTCCACCATGTAAGCACCAAGACGCTGGATTGGTTCTCCGTAGATAGACACAGCAACCCTGGCCTTTGCAATCAACATATTGAATTTATCGATATTGTTTTCAGAGAGAGTTTTAGCGCATGCAATCAACAACTGCTTTAGATTCCCTGGTGGAATACTCTGCAAAGATAAATCCTCTATTGCAGTCAAACGTTTCTCTACATGAGCAGCTTCAGTTGACTGCCTACGGTTAGAAACAAAGGTTGTCTGAGGTTGACACATGGAAGATCCTCGGCAGTCCTTACTCGATGCCCTGTATCGCTGGCCATTTGTCTGCGGTGTATTGGTTACTTCATTGGCCCCATCAGGTGCCATGACTGCTGTTCCTAGCTCTTGCGAAGTATATAATATTTCGTGGCTAGAATTTGCATCTTCTATATAAGAAGTTCCATCAGAATGGATCAGTAAGCTTTCACGCCTGCAGTCCACTGAGGGACTCGATTGATGGAAATAAGTGCTGGATTCAAGAGAAGAGTTACAAGAAGCATATCCTGAGAGATTCTCTGTGGAGTTGTACTGCTCCTGGCTGTCACTCAACGCGATGTTGGTATCACAATCAGGTTGAATTGAAAAGCTCGAGATTGGTGAGTTTCCTATGTTCGATTTTAAAGAACTAAACAAACTGTTAGGCACCGAAGGAACATCTGAATAAGAGGTTGAATAGGATAAGCCAGCACTGATCACCCCATATCTACAAAGGCGTGAGTCCATGAAATGAGTTTGCACCAGCTTCCCACTGCAATAATGAGATCTGGGAAAAGTTATCTACAGCTATGGATAGAAATATCGTCAACCAACTTTTTCACAATGACACAAGAAACCCAAACACAACCTTCAGAGAAAAACAAATTCGACCTGCAAAAACAAAGCAAAGAACACTTGAGTTTCACGGATTCACGTTTTGCAGTTGAcaaacaaaaccaaaatccaaatTGAAGAGCTAAAGCCGTGTCCATAGTCTAGCTTCGATAAAGGGAACAATATACGGCATATAATTTTTCCAGAAAGATAAAAGAAATTATGCCAAGGCAAAAACCATATCCTAAAAGCATAAATCTAAAGCATTTTTGCAAGAGCTGCAAACATAATTGAAAGCTGTAAGTACAACCAAAGAAATTGTTGAAAGATATTTCGAGTTGATACGACTTTCACTCCTAGAATCCTAGACTTCCATGAATCAATCACCATATCCTCCATATACTTTGAGAATATTCTAAAAGATTTAATAATTAGAACAAATACAAAGCTTGATATGGATTTAACTCTAGGCTCAACAATACTAGTCAATCTTTATAatcaaagaaaacaaataattttTATCTCATGATTGCCTATTATTTTATGAAGTGGAATTTCCACAAACAGTTGGCAAACTAGAATCAAACTCAATCTGAAACAGCCTaaattctaatgagaaattaagaaattgaagctTAAATTAATTCATTTCAAAATCTAATTCAACCATTCCTAATCTAAATATGCGAGGAAAACACTCAGTAAACTTAAGAATATAACAAAACCCAGTAACGGAATTAAGAATCAAATTGAAATATAAGCCTACTCACCaaagaacacaaaagaaacacaaagtaaagggaaaaaaaaagatcaatttaacagtaaattttggaagtttacctGGAAATTCTTGTTTTTGGAGAATCAATAATCAAAACCCAATGCTCCAAAGTAAGTAAAATTGGAACTTTCTTAGTGATTtggatttttcttttttcaaagtTTGAAGTCAAAAACCAAAGCAGGCAAGGTAGACTAGTATTTATAGAGGGAAAGTGAGGAGAATATAACGGAAATTTTTTAAACGGAAAAGTTAACGGAAATTGCTTttcaaaaggttaaaatatgctgtTAGTCCTTGTACTTTACAGAATTTTAGATTTAGTCCCTATAATTAAAAAGTTAGAAATTAAGTCCTCCAACTGTTCTGAGTTAAAAATCCTAGTCAAGTAATTAAAACCATAAGCATTTTGTGTCAAAATTTATCAAAGCTACTCTCATGTGATGTGGCATACAATTGATAGAAAATaaacttattaaattaataaattttaacagAAAGTATCAAAGAAGATAATGAATAGACtaagatttttaaattgaaaaaaataagaatattgatttttaatttttaaaatataggtactaaatctcaaattttatataaatatagagAGTAGTGGCATATTGTGACCTTTTTCAAAATGCTAGAAAGTtgtttttggttaaaatatgcgGGTCCCTATActctttataaatttaaaatttagttttgtaCTTTTATTTCTAGGAATTTAGTTCTTTTACTTTTCAGATTTTAAAAATTCGGTCtaatttttaaaactattaaagtatttttgttaaatttttagtatgatattttgaaattaaaaataaattcactTAGTAACAATGTAACTAAAAATAACATTGTAAAgaatctaaatttgaaaaattaattttaacagTGGTAATAATTAgacctgaattttaaaatttaaaagataaaaaattaaattcccATAAAAAAAAGCAGGAGGAATAAATTTCCAAATATTAAAGTTCGAAGATTTACGACATTTTAACTACAAATTATATGATTTTTGTAATCGATTAATGATTACAATGACTTTTTTTTGTTATTCGATCATTCAAAACACGTAActtcaaaaaataataatcaaaGTAAAAAATAAGACAAATAAATTATACAACTTCGATTCGACACCAACTCAAAAGAGAACCAACGTTAAAAAAATCTATTTTCTACAAAGTTTGAAACAGAATTGAAAGTTAAAAAAGAAGAATATTATGCGAAATATAACGCCGTTAAAAGAAAACTAACGGCTGCCGACCATGGAGGACACACGTTCGACAACAATCTTCgatatttcctttttctttttcttttttttttctgggGTTTTATTTAAAAGGCGTGGCAAAGGACACACTGTTCCTACGCGCCTATCAGAATGTGTGGATTAAATTCCGTCATCCGTTGCGCACTCATTCACTCAATGAGTCGgcaattttcattttctttttggcttaatttcaaatttagctactaacatttttatatattttcaaaatgatcttaattgtatttttgagtttttttaccatcaacctttgtttttttttcaacctgtttttttaatagatttaatgaaAGTACCATTAAAAAATTTAACGGGATGATGTGGAATATTTTTAATGAGTTGTAATTTATTACTTAGGTAACCTAATCAAAtaattacatataaaaataataaaataaataaataatacactaaattaaaaataactcttcatataaagaaaataaacataactAACTAAGAAAATTAACTCAAgagaaaaattttcaagaaacAAACGTATAAAAGATTGAAAccttttaaaagaaaagaaaaattaaaatcttAAATTTGGTCATTAAATCTGttaaaagaataaattaaaaaaagaaaaaatattaatggccaaaaagatttaaaaatacaattaagactattttgataaaacatataaatattagtgaccaaatttatcattaaacTTCTTTTTTCCTTGAAAATTCAACAAATAATTTTTAATGAATGAAAAATATAAGgctattattatatgtttatggGTAGGATTGAACTGAATCAATTCGAAtcagatgtgaaattaaataaaatattttgaataaaaataaataaataaatatattgatCACGTGTGAATTGTGTTATTATTTCTTACATATTAAAGCAAGTGTACCAActcaaatgaattttaaaaatatcccATACCACACGTGACGGAAAATAGGAAAGTATCAATTTTTATGCCATGTCAGCAAGTTGTCGGGTCAAATGTGGGTGACATGGGTAGCTTTGATGGTTGAAAAATTTCTGTAGTGGGCCACTTGTAACCCTCATCTGCCAACCAGTATTACAAGTGATTTGGATAAGGTCAAATATGAGGCTATGCTTTGTGATATATGTTTGACTTTGCTTGGTAATGAAATTCAACTCTTTGAAAATTcaattgcatgaattttctaaATTATTCTTGTCAATAAGTTGGATGTTtcttcatatatttatatatataaaaacaaaaattagtattaatttttttattatttataacttgTTTTACGATTTACATCCAGAGTTCGTGGTtgtctttttaaaaatattatctttaaaatttaaactttttcttcttttgagAATACAATGTGTCTTATCATTGAACTTAACTTTCATTGATGTattgttttttaaaaatatatattcattGAAGTAGTGGTGTTAGAACTTAGAATCTTTATTTATATTAAGCTTTTAACTGCATTGGTATTGCAAATTAACTAGACATCAATTCAgttgttatattattataatatttttatccgtaaagtaacaaatattgatacaatgttatttttttatcttttcatgtatttttaatataatagtATTATTGTAGTAACCATATTTTATTTGAATCAAATTCGGATCAATCTcgatttgaatttaaatttcataatttttagtacGAGAAGGGAttgtatgaaattgtgatttc is part of the Gossypium arboreum isolate Shixiya-1 chromosome 5, ASM2569848v2, whole genome shotgun sequence genome and harbors:
- the LOC108450460 gene encoding scarecrow-like protein 21, coding for MDSRLCRYGVISAGLSYSTSYSDVPSVPNSLFSSLKSNIGNSPISSFSIQPDCDTNIALSDSQEQYNSTENLSGYASCNSSLESSTYFHQSSPSVDCRRESLLIHSDGTSYIEDANSSHEILYTSQELGTAVMAPDGANEVTNTPQTNGQRYRASSKDCRGSSMCQPQTTFVSNRRQSTEAAHVEKRLTAIEDLSLQSIPPGNLKQLLIACAKTLSENNIDKFNMLIAKARVAVSIYGEPIQRLGAYMVEGLVARKEASGSNIYRALRCQEPEGKDLLTYMHTLYEICPYLKFGYMAANGAIAEACRTEDRIHIIDFQIAQGTQWVTLLQALAARPGGAPYVRITGIDDPVSKYARGGGLEAVERRLMALSEQFGVPVEFHGMPVFAADITRDMLDVKPGEALAVNFPLQLHHTPDESVDVNNPRDGILRMVRSLSPKVITLVEQESNTNTAPFLSRFIETLEYYLAMFESIDETMPRHRRERINVEQHCLARDVVNVIACEGKERVERHELFGKWKSRLTMAGFRPYPLSSYVNSVIRGLLKCYSKHYTLVEKDGAMLLGWKDRNLISASAWCCDG